A window of Drosophila subobscura isolate 14011-0131.10 chromosome E, UCBerk_Dsub_1.0, whole genome shotgun sequence contains these coding sequences:
- the LOC117892392 gene encoding uncharacterized protein LOC117892392, with protein sequence MSLIETESQWLRTSILPKILASGRLLDNYSESKADTFRVGDIDVDVIGPKEAFMLTLCYRTTIRFEYDGEQYERKMVVKKTPRIPPEMYKSIQFGYLFGNEIEFYTKILPQMQKAGGKFAAPKYYYSELNPSSAMVILSDFAEDGWRVTKDRVGLSLEHARVAVKSLGKFHGFTYTIKHKNPEQFQNMIKNLREARFSNDKMHPAFLLKQKTSVRRAAEAVATYQPQVDEDFVKKFGLLTADYTKFGRQRVDPREPLATLCHGDYVRNNVAFMYDDKEEPQAIMMFDYQTLRLSSPMIDLSVFLALSVFADVRYTHFDSIFDDYCTALYESYRKHTKDEVPEFMNRTELLKEYIRFLPFSTSITAYFLFSLVEPSGLSSEEFINLQVSDEEIIEKTMTSGGEIVDREIAHQMMEMFELSRTYNVPIDDAMPNI encoded by the exons ATGTCGCTGATCGAGACGGAATCCCAATGGCTGCGCACTTCCATTCTGCCAAAGATTCTGGCGAGCGGCAGACTGCTGGATAACTACAGCGAGTCGAAGGCGGACACCTTCCGGGTGGGGGACATCGATGTGGATGTGATTGGACCCAAGGAGGCCTTCATGCTGACACTCTGCTATCGCACAACCATACGCTTTGAATACGATGGCGAGCAGTATGAGCGGAAAATGGTCGTTAAG AAAACTCCCAGGATTCCACCGGAGATGTACAAGTCAATTCAGTTCGGATATCTCTTCGGCAATGAGATTGAATTCTACACGAAAATTCTGCCCCAAATGCAAAAGGCGGGTGGAAAGTTTGCGGCCCCGAAGTATTACTACAGCGAACTAAATCCCTCATCGGCAATGGTCATTCTCAGTGACTTTGCCGAGGATGGCTGGAGGGTGACCAAAGACAGGGTGGGACTCAGCCTGGAGCATGCCCGCGTGGCAGTAAAGAGCTTGGGCAAGTTCCATGGCTTTACGTATACCATTAAGCACAAGAATCCGGAACAGTTTCAGAATATGATCAAAAATCTCAGGGAAGCTCGTTTTTCCAATGACAAAATGCACCCAGCCTTCCTGTTGAAGCAGAAGACGAGCGTGAGGCGCgctgctgaggctgtggcCACTTACCAGCCCCAAGTTGATGAGGATTTTGTGAAGAAGTTCGGTCTGTTGACAGCCGATTACACAAAGTTTGGTCGCCAGCGTGTGGATCCCAGGGAGCCGCTGGCCACTCTCTGCCACGGTGACTATGTGCGGAATAATGTGGCCTTCATGTACGATGACAAGGAGGAGCCACAGGCAATCATGATGTTCGACTACCAGACGCTACGTCTGTCCTCGCCCATGATAGATTTGTCCGTCTTCTTGGCCCTCTCCGTCTTTGCGGATGTGCGCTACACTCATTTCGATAGCATCTTCGACGACTACTGCACCGCTCTGTACGAAAGCTACAGGAAGCACACGAAGGACGAGGTGCCAGAGTTTATGAA TCGAACGGAGCTTCTGAAGGAGTACATTCGCTTCCTGCCGTTTAGTACGTCCATCACGGCTTACTTCCTCTTCTCACTCGTTGAACCGTCAGGCTTGTCGTCGGAGGAATTTATCAACCTCCAGGTGTCGGACGAGGAAATCATTGAGAAGACTATGACATCGGGCGGTGAGATAGTGGACCGGGAAATCGCTCATCAAATGATGGAAATGTTCGAATTGAGTCGAACGTACAATGTTCCAATCGACGATGCGATGCCCAATATCTAG
- the LOC117892400 gene encoding MIEF1 upstream open reading frame protein, producing MFQPSRQQILRLYKHLIRYGNHLKLTDKNYFLGRVRHEFRGSRQLTSPTEIEFNFKRGETLLKKGRIL from the exons atgtttcaacCATCCCGGCAGCAGATTCTCCGGCTATATAAGCACCTAATCCGATACGGCAATCATCTGAAGTTAACGGACAAGAACTACTTTCTGGGGCGCGTGCGACACGAGTTCCGGGGCAGTCGCCAGTTGACAAGTCCCACGGAAATCGAGTTCAACTTCAAA CGGGGAGAGACATTGCTGAAGAAGGGACGCATATTATAG
- the LOC117892398 gene encoding probable peptide chain release factor C12orf65 homolog, mitochondrial: MIRALVSRLALPPLVGRSKSTANLDYTHYPKLEESEIEETFMRGSGPGGQAVNKTSNCVFLRHLPTNITIKCHTHRLASKNRVEARRLLLDKLDAHFNGENSIAAQIKVLEQRKSTERRRRQGKMQEMKKSWQERERTDGAEGPPNDK, from the coding sequence ATGATCCGAGCCTTGGTTTCCCGGCTGGCGCTCCCTCCGCTGGTTGGGCGCAGCAAGTCCACTGCCAACTTGGATTACACGCACTACCCAAAGCTGGAAGAGTCGGAAATCGAAGAGACTTTCATGCGCGGCAGTGGGCCCGGGGGTCAGGCGGTAAACAAAACATCCAACTGCGTATTCCTGCGACACCTGCCCACCAACATCACCATCAAGTGTCACACGCATCGACTGGCCTCCAAAAATCGAGTAGAGGCACGAAGACTTCTCCTGGACAAGCTCGATGCTCATTTCAATGGGGAAAATTCGATTGCAGCACAGATCAAAGTGCTGGAGCAAAGAAAGTCCACGGAGCGGCGACGACGGCAGGGCAAAATGCAGGAGATGAAGAAGAGCTGGCAAGAGAGGGAGCGTACAGATGGAGCAGAGGGACCACCCAACgacaaataa
- the LOC117892391 gene encoding RING-type E3 ubiquitin-protein ligase PPIL2, whose product MGKRQHQKDKMYLTYTEWSELYGGKKTESAENDHVKFKRLPYEHCSITMAPYEMPYCDLNGNVFEYEAILKFLKTFKINPITGQKMDSKSLVKLNFYKNATDDYHCPALFKPFTKNSHIVAVATTGNVYCWEAIDQLNIKTKNWKDLVDDTPFQRKDIITIQDPQKLEKFDISTFHHIRKNLRVLSEEELLERKDPASGRIKTMNLETKETLAQLQKDYQPAEEAPSTSKRTADKFNAAHYSTGAVSASFTSTAMMPVSQIEAAIIDDDLVKYERVKQKGYVRLNTNFGPLNIELYCDQIPRACDNFIKHCADGYFNNVLFHRSIRNFIVQGGDPTGTGSGGESIWGQKFEDEFKPNLTHTGRGVLSMANSGPNTNGSQFFITYRSCKHLDGKHTIFGKVVGGLDTLQKIENIEVDNKDRPIEDIVIENSQVFVNPFADAVAQLAKERENEAASVQETAEKAEQQKRLNEPLKVYREGVGKYLKLNAAPKKPESPLLAAQAAKRKKLAGGFGDFSSW is encoded by the exons ATGGGCAAGCGACAGCACCAAAAGGATAAAAT GTACTTGACGTACACGGAGTGGAGCGAGCTGTACGGTGGCAAGAAAACAGAATCCGCGGAGAACGACCATGTGAAGTTCAAGCGGTTGCCCTACGAGCACTGCTCCATTACCATGGCTCCCTACGAGATGCCCTACTGCGACCTCAATGGCAATGTCTTCGAGTATGAGGCGATACTGAAGTTTTTGAAAACCTTTAAGATCAATCCCATAACAGGCCAGAAAATGGACTCAAAGTCGCTGGTGAAGCTGAATTTCTACAAGAACGCCACCGATGATTACCACTGCCCAGCGCTGTTCAAGCCCTTCACCAAGAACTCGCACATTGTGGCCGTGGCCACGACGGGCAACGTCTACTGCTGGGAGGCCATTGATCAGCTGAATATAAAGACCAAGAACTGGAAGGACTTGGTGGATGACACACCGTTCCAGCGCAAGGATATCATCACCATACAGGATCCGCAGAAGCTGGAAAAGTTCGATATATCCACCTTCCATCACATACGCAAAAATTTGCGGGTGCTGTcagaggaggagctgctggaacGCAAAGATCCAGCCAGCGGGCGCATTAAGACCATGAATCTGGAAACAAAAGAGACCTTGGCACAGCTGCAGAAGGACTACCAGCCTGCCGAAGAGGCTCCTTCCACCTCCAAGCGCACAGCAGACAAATTCAATGCGGCTCATTATTCCACCGGTGCGGTGTCCGCCAGCTTCACATCCACAGCCATGATGCCTGTCTCGCAGATTGAGGCGGCCATAATTGACGACGATTTGGTCAAATACGAGCGGGTGAAGCAGAAGGGCTATGTGCGACTAAACACCAACTTTGGCCCCTTAAACATTGAACTCTACTGCGATCAGATTCCACGCGCCTGTGACAACTTCATCAAACATTGCGCCGATGGCTACTTCAACAATGTGCTGTTCCACCGCTCCATTCGGAACTTTATC GTTCAAGGTGGAGATCCCACAGGCACCGGCTCGGGAGGTGAATCCATCTGGGGCCAAAAGTTCGAAGATGAATTCAAACCGAATCTGACGCACACGGGACGGGGAGTTCTGTCCATGGCGAATTCGGGACCCAATACAAATGGCTCACAGTT CTTCATCACCTATCGATCCTGCAAACATCTCGATGGCAAGCACACCATCTTTGGCAAGGTCGTTGGCGGCCTTGACACgctacaaaaaatagaaaacatcGAGGTGGACAACAAAGATAGACCCATCGAGGAtattgtaattgaaaattccCAGGTCTTTGTTAATCCCTTTGCCGATGCCGTCGCACAGCTGGCCAAGGAGCGGGAGAATGAAGCGGCCAGCGTACAGGAGACGGCCGAAAAGGCGGAACAGCAGAAACGTCTCAACGAGCCACTCAAGGTCTACAGAGAAGGCGTTGGCAAGTATCTAAAACTGAATGCCGCGCCCAAGAAACCAGAATCCCCGCTCCTAGCAGCCCAGGCAGCCAAGAGGAAGAAGCTTGCTGGCGGATTCGGGGATTTCTCTAGCTGGTAG
- the LOC117892390 gene encoding autophagy-related protein 9A, with the protein MMSSPNINYSSLAEANPFRENEQHDEATTKADDAKSFTAAAHLDPLNDHEPENEDTPRNSGIMIHMVPETGRARWNHIEDLDSFFSRMYNYQQKHGFQVIILDEVFQVLEFGFVVWLLTFVTYCIRHDVLFGDALPPGNHTKTTLSDVIRPTGECVTQISWFAYLVIFIAAIYLGFRVLKMIYHITQYADIKKFYNTALGIEDSDLDNTTWHEVQQRIRKVQAEQHMCIDKESLTELDIYHRVLRFKNYLVALMNKQLLPVRFHLPFLGEICSLSRGMLFNIDFILFRGPGSPFQNNWQLRDEFAVRSNQTELAQRLSKLILCVALVNLLLAPVIFIWQLIYFSFSYANILRKEPSALGLRTWSNYGRLYLRHFNELDHELDARLNRAYEYADRYLSSFSSPLAAVIARNLLFVSGGLLLLILAFGIYEEHVFQVEHVLTIIAVLTVVGVVCRTLIPDENMIWCPEQLMTAILAHVHYLPTEWKQHAHTALVRNEFSNFFQFKAGYLLSEIFSPFVTPFVLILVFRPKAMEIVKFFRTFTVSVRGVGNVCSFAQMDVRKHGNPDWQLNSDLEEFAKPQQTSLVGGKTEMSLVRFTLNNPEWQMPKEASLFIKGIREHAIEELVQAKTSTIHENPLTHSLISFGTIGEEYCSIANSVLAAQLSPAQMELSQSLRPGGYPVAGSDFRQMLQQNLTASVGPLDSMRRLRLSKAEGRLEGPADTLLYSLYGVEPRLSKNPMSVGVADMCLSALYLHELSQQKRKARQSRIVEMEDEQPGPSHWQRPPGAGGAAPQPPAASSSRHNVITSKAAESTPLLGSIRS; encoded by the coding sequence ATGATGTCAAGCCCAAATATCAACTACAGCTCCTTGGCCGAGGCGAATCCGTTTCGAGAGAACGAGCAACATGacgaagcaacaacaaaagcggaCGACGCAAAATCATTTACAGCTGCTGCGCATTTAGACCCCCTCAACGACCATGAGCCAGAGAACGAAGATACTCCACGCAACAGTGGCATCATGATACACATGGTGCCCGAGACGGGCCGGGCACGATGGAACCACATCGAGGACCTCGACTCGTTCTTCTCCCGCATGTACAACTACCAGCAGAAGCACGGCTTCCAGGTGATTATCCTGGACGAAGTGTTCCAGGTGCTGGAGTTTGGCTTTGTCGTCTGGCTGCTTACCTTTGTGACGTACTGCATCAGGCACGACGTGCTCTTCGGGGACGCCCTACCCCCCGGGAACCACACCAAAACCACACTCAGCGATGTCATCAGACCCACCGGGGAGTGCGTGACCCAAATCAGTTGGTTCGCCTACCTTGTCATATTCATAGCTGCCATCTACTTGGGCTTTCGGGTGCTCAAGATGATCTATCACATCACGCAGTACGCGGACATCAAGAAGTTCTACAACACGGCGCTGGGCATCGAGGACAGCGACCTGGACAACACCACATGGCACGAGGTGCAGCAGCGCATTCGCAAGGTGCAGGCCGAGCAGCACATGTGCATTGACAAGGAGTCCCTCACGGAGCTGGACATCTACCATCGCGTGCTGCGCTTCAAGAACTATCTGGTGGCCCTGATgaacaagcagctgctgcccgtgcGCTTCCACCTGCCGTTTCTGGGCGAGATATGCTCCCTCAGCCGGGGCATGCTCTTCAACATTGACTTCATTCTGTTCCGTGGCCCCGGATCGCCCTTCCAGAACAACTGGCAGCTGAGGGACGAGTTTGCGGTGAGAAGCAACCAAACGGAGCTGGCCCAGCGCCTGTCCAAGCTGATACTGTGCGTGGCCCTGGTCAATCTTCTGCTGGCGCCAGTGATTTTCATCTGGCAGCTGATTTACTTCAGTTTCTCCTACGCCAACATCCTGCGGAAGGAGCCGAGTGCTCTGGGACTGCGCACCTGGTCCAACTACGGACGCCTCTATCTGCGCCACTTCAACGAGCTGGATCACGAGCTCGATGCGCGACTGAATCGCGCCTACGAGTATGCCGACCGCTACctcagctccttctcctccccGCTGGCCGCTGTGATAGCCCGCAATTTGCTGTTCGTGAGCGGaggccttctgctgctgatcctggCCTTTGGCATCTACGAGGAGCACGTCTTCCAGGTGGAGCATGTCCTCACCATCATAGCCGTTCTCACTGTCGTGGGCGTCGTCTGTCGCACGCTCATTCCCGACGAGAACATGATCTGGTGCCCCGAACAGCTGATGACTGCCATTCTCGCCCACGTCCATTACCTGCCAACGGAGTGGAAGCAGCACGCCCACACGGCACTGGTCCGCAATGAGTTCAGCAACTTCTTCCAGTTCAAGGCCGGCTACCTGCTCAGCGAGATCTTCAGTCCGTTCGTCACGCCCTTTGTCCTGATCCTCGTGTTCCGGCCCAAGGCCATGGAGATTGTCAAGTTCTTCAGAACGTTCACGGTCTCGGTGCGCGGCGTGGGCAATGTTTGCTCGTTCGCCCAGATGGATGTGCGCAAGCACGGCAATCCCGACTGGCAGCTGAACAGCGACCTGGAGGAGTTCGCCAAGCCCCAGCAGACGAGTCTGGTCGGTGGAAAGACGGAAATGTCGCTGGTCCGCTTCACGCTCAACAATCCCGAGTGGCAGATGCCCAAGGAGGCGTCGTTGTTCATCAAGGGCATACGGGAGCACGCCATAGAGGAGCTGGTCCAGGCCAAGACCTCGACCATCCATGAGAATCCGCTCACCCACAGCCTGATCTCATTTGGCACCATTGGCGAGGAGTACTGCTCCATAGCCAACTCTGTGCTGGCCGCCCAGCTGAGCCCCGCCCAGATGGAGCTCTCCCAGTCCCTGCGCCCCGGAGGCTACCCCGTCGCTGGCAGCGATTTCCGCcaaatgctgcagcagaatCTGACCGCCAGCGTGGGACCACTGGACAGCATGCGCCGGCTGCGGCTGAGCAAGGCTGAGGGCCGCCTCGAGGGACCTGCCGACACGCTCCTCTACAGCTTGTACGGCGTGGAGCCGCGCCTCTCCAAGAATCCCATGAGTGTGGGCGTGGCGGACATGTGCCTCAGCGCACTCTACCTGCACGAGCTGAGCCAGCAGAAGCGCAAGGCGCGCCAGTCGCGCATTGTTGAGATGGAGGACGAGCAGCCCGGGCCCAGCCATTGGCAAAGGCCACCAGGTGCCGGCGGTGCTGCCCCACAGCCGCCGGCTGCATCGAGCTCCCGCCATAACGTGATTACCTCAAAGGCTGCCGAGAGCACACCGCTGCTGGGTAGCATCCGCTCATAG